The DNA sequence CAGTTCATGTGCTCTTCAAGTTTACTCCATATTGAATGCTTCCACACCTGCAAATCGCATTATGaaaaacacacatacatatgtgtgtgtgtgtgtatatatatatatgttaattatcaGAACATAAAACGTTAATTAATGGTAGTTGTAATAGGGCAAAGTAATATACAACTTAATTTTCAGATGTTGCAGagtgtttggtaaattttgtgGAAAATGAGATTATACGATCCGGAAACTAAGATTTGGAGCTTATAATTATAAGCTTCTtcagaaaaaagtaaaaattttcaacttagtttaaaaatatattaattttttttaaaattagtcacaaatttatcattattaataacgtattataattagtttcgtaattttattttattcaaatacttaAATAGCCttctttttagaataaaatctAGCAACTTAGCTTAAGAaacatcttatatatatacatatatatcttataggcttaattgtatttttactcCCGTAATTTTgtccatttgaaaatttaatccTCTAACTTGTTAAGATTGTAATTTgatcatgtaattttttctctaaCAAATTCAGAacaaatttgatcaattttttcctGTTTGCCTGATTTCTTTCGAGATGGTCGAAAAATGTATCTGCCACTCATGTGTCTGTTGAAAACTAGGACGAATCATCCTATTGGCTAATTTTCTTTCTGGCATCAAAATGGCATTAATTAGCCAATATGATGATTTGCCCTAATTATAAACAGTCACCTGAGTAGCACATACCACTTTTCGCCCACCtgaaaacaaatttagtaaacACGAGAAAAATCCGATCAAATCTCTCTTGGTTACACGAAAACAGAAAACGCCGAAATGATTAGTTACTAGCTAAAAATGCTGaatgatcaaaattatgagactaaaaatataattaaattattttatatatgtagttataagatcttataaattaataagtttaGAAGCCAAATTAACACCTATAAGTGTGATTTTACGTATTACTTTTATTGCACAAATATTGAGTAAAGATACAATTAGACATATAAAGCTGTGCTCCCACTCAGTATCTAACAAACAATTCATCATACTATGCATGCAGGCATTGGATACCAATTTAGCAGCTCAAAAGTGTGTTATAGGAgtaaaaatgctattttttagGAGTTACAGAACCACTAATGAGAATTTTGTAACTAAAGgaaccaaaaatgaaaaggctCTAAATTACTGGACGAAAAGTGTTATTTCCCCCTCACATGAatatatagaagaaaatttgaaaaaaaaaaaaaggaatatagAGAAGAAAAGATCCCAAGTTTAATAAACACGACTTAGCTggtaaaatacattaattatacaaGTCATACATATGAAGGGTTAAAcatatttttggtctcataatttaggttatttgttatttttgttttgactTTTTAGGGTAGTATTCTAATCCTATATTTTGGTAGTAtttggtatttaatttttatcctaaattataggagaaaaaatacatttaattatccTACACACTTAACAATTTATTACACACAttgacattatatatatatatatgtatatattcctTTTACACGCCACATCCCTGAGTATGTGTATGCACACAATTGCAACACATATACACTGGAAAATGTATACATAGAAGTCGTATTTGTACGATGCAGATTTCAGGACAATGTGCTATAAGGTTGAACATTGTTGTCTGAATGCAGGGAGAAGAAGAAACGTGTGTGGTGTTATTTAATGTTGTTGAGGAAAATCTCGCCAAGTTTCTTGCAAGAGTAGGGTTTGATCgatggatgatgatgatgtataTGCAGTGAAAGTGGCGTCTGCTACTGCAAAAGAACACAATCATTCTTGGCCTCTTGTGGTCCATCAGACACCAGCAAATTCATCATCAATCCACATAATATTTAGGgataaaacacacacacacacacacatatatatatatatgctctcTGCAGGTTGCTATACTTTCTTCCACAAGCCTGCAAACACACACACGTACACGCAGGTTTACGTGTGTGTTAGAGAGAGTATAGTCATGATATTCAAAGTTTTCTTACATCACTGTTTTATTTCGGGCAGGGAAAATATAGGCCAATAAAAGAAGTTTATGAGGGCCAAAGCCCTTCttgcatatattatatatatacacacaataaATAACTCAGGCTAACCGTTTTGTGATTATTCCGATGCCCCCTTAGTCAACAATATCCTAACAAACCTTTTTCTTATCATCACAtggatttttttgaatttttaaatacaaaccTTATGATAATACAACGTTTgatcatcaaaattaatttatatactaatttatatggTGAAATGCTAATCACCAATATATAAAACTTATggttaaattaaaacatatggGATTGATATATCATCACCTGCCCCATCGTTATTGTTGTTCCCTCCAAACAAGTACGAAGACGACGTCCCTGCTGCCGCggtggcggtggcggtggCCTTGGTTGTTACCGCCACCCATTCTTCAGCGGTGGCGGCGCCGGTGGGAGTGGCGATCCCTATGCACGGCGGCTGGTGGTGGTTGGCCTGGAGTATGCGGATTTGCCTCTTCAAGAACTTAACATAGCGAATGGCTTCATCCAGCATGGAAGCAGTGTCCATCTTAGTGCCCCCGGGGACCAGTCTCTGGAGGATCCGGATCTTCTCACTGATCCTCTCACGGCGGTGGCGGGCCGCGACGCTCTGCGGGAGGATCCGTATCTTCTCGCTGATCCTCCCACGGCGGTGGCGGGCCGCGACGCTCTGCGGGTCGTCGCTGATCCGGACGTTCCGCCTCCTGGGCTTGCGGATGGTGGCCGGGTCGATGTCGACGGGTTGCATTGCTGCGATCTTGAACATCATCTCTTTCATGGCTCCCAACTCCTCTTCGGGCTCGTCGTCTTGATGATCTCCGGCTTCTGACGCTTTGAAGGCTGCAGAGCCCATTTGGTCGAAATTCGGAGACGGGAGGAGTTGCGTGGGCGAGGAATCCGACGGCTCGTTTTGGCTGTGAATTGGAGGAAAGTAAGGCCATTGTGCTTGTGGATGATGATCAAAAGGGGTTTGATCTTGGAGCAGATGGCCTTGATCCATGGGAATGTTGTATGGCTCCCAAGTGGTGTTTGTGAACCTGTGATGGCTCAAATCCATGATCAAAATGTAATCTGAGAAGAAGTACAACCCTTGAGCTGGTGAAAGAGGAGGATTTAGCTTTGAAGGGATGAATTCAGAAGCAATCTTTGATTAGGTTCTCTGCAGCTTTTAAGGGCTTTGATGCatttatgtgtatgtatatatatatatatatatatatatagagagagagagagagagagagagagagaggaaattTGAGGGAATttaaagagaaagaaacaacGTAGGGAGATTGATTAATGTTGATGGGACCACCCCTTTTGATATACTATGAAATGATGAAGTAAAGGGCTGTGAATTTTTTCATTGCAGATTGTTAGAACCCTTTCTAGGGTTTGCTGTTTTCAAACAAGGCTTTCCATCCCAAGTACGGTTCCCCATATTCTTTATTgaacacaaaaaaagaatcatatattatgaataaaatattcaatgaGAAAAGCTATTAttcatttcataattattagatttaaacaaaattatagtcatttttatattagtttgGTAACTTGTTAATTAGGTTGTAAATTAGTTCTTCaccttattttaattttgcaagtttATGGCAAATctgattgaaatttttaaaattagctGAAAAGTGGCATCAGAATTCAGGTCAACTTTGAATATTTGACCAATTTTGTCTTAAAATtgcagaattaaaaaaaatgagactACTTTTATAACTcaaataaattacaggactaaagtgtcaaataattgtatataatttttgaactaaaaatgcaattaagttttattgtaaaaaatcaaattacacaGCAAAGACGAATTGAATTATTCTGATTAATTGATCATAAACATGATTACTGATGATATTGATGTTATGATCACTTTTATTAATGGTGATAATGACCTCACAATCAAATGCACTTGCTGATGAGTTATCAATAATTGTCTAAACTAAGAGCTCTCACTCTCATATAATTGCTTCTTTACAGCTTAAAAATAGCCATTTCTCTATGcattaaagataattaatatttttgttcaaaaacaaagataattattatttgagacATGCTCAGAGCTGTAATAGtcatacactacaaaaaaagaaaaaatagaatttgacACGGATAACTCGACCGTTTCACATTGAAACGAGTATTGGAACACATTAGGaatgaaatttggtatatGACATCATGACCCCCAATTTTTGTGTGTATTGTATCatattgtgtaatttacaTAGTGGTGtaattcatgtattttttcattaatattattatttacataataatgtcaacaatcataaaattcgattacaattttcaataataacattatttacataacaatgtcAGTATTCACAACCTTTAAgctaatatttcaaatgataatattatttatttaataatgtcaataatcataaaattagatcaatattcccgataataatattatttacaaaataatgtcataatcacaaaatttaggctaatattttcaagaataatattatttacataataatatcaataatcacaacattattcaatattctaaataataatattatttacataataatgtcaacaatcgCAAAGTTAGACTAATATTcacaataataacattatttacataataatattaacaatcaCAAGACTAGTATTCACATAATactatttacataattatgtcaataatcacaatattAGGCTGATagttccaataataatattttcaataagagttattaaaaatgtatagtttCTTTGTGCCCATGTACAAATGGATCAAGCATTGCTTTAGCTTTTTTAGCTCATCAAGTGATTTTTTCTCAGTAGAATTAATTAGTCAAGTTTATCCATTCTTATTTGTAAAGAGAAGACAATGTTGACAGAAAAAGAGTGGACAAACTGGAGTAGtagtataacaaaaaaatttatgtgataTGCTAAAGAAGTTAAAAGCAATGCTTGACCCGTTTGTATATCTGTACAAaggaactatatatttttaagtaattaatgagtacaataatcataaattcaacataaattattgaattaggTTAATTTTTTCGgcaattataaaaactaatgtttattataatttgtattaattatgtCTAGTGGTGCGCCTCCTGTATCACGTTACTATGGTCGTAGCACGCCACTTCCAGCAGCACCGTCTAATGCATCCAAGGTTGGGGAAACAATCTTTCAATCATCCCTATCACCTTACAAATCGGACCGTCAGTCGTCCCGTAGATTTCAGATGATGCTGGACCATTTGGTGCGGCACCAGTAGCTGAGGAGGCCGGACAACCATCTACCACACCAGCGgctgctccaccaccaccaccagcagTTCCCCCAATATCAGAGTGCCAGTATATCAGTCTTAATGATGCaaggtaaatttgtttatgaatattttttagtattattttattttaaaaattactatttatgtgTTCTTTCAGGTCTGATCGTCGCTTTCACGAGCGCATCAATGCGGTGGTGTGAGAACGTTTTCTCCACCCGTGGCTATATTTGAGACAAGTGTCGCTAGAGCACAAGCATTTGTGGTTCGAGAGCATGAAGGtagtgtaattaaaattaattttgtattatcttGTAATCTAAtttgtttaatgaatttaactaatattttgtttaattttctcattgtaGATCACCTACTGGTGGAACTGTAATGATAAGTCCAAGTTTCGGGTCTTCCACATGTGGGTGGGAAAGTACATCCGGAAGATGTTCTCCGTAGACTGATTGAGCCTGGTCAAGTCACTTTGGCCGGCCAACAACGTATGGCTCCAACTACAGGCGTATTGGGCCAACAAGGAATTCCAGCAGGAGTCATCGAGAATAAGGCAATCGGGCGGCGAACCCCATGGCGTCTTCAATTGTGTACTGCAGGGATCTTCCTCTATCGCCATGCACAAGAGAGAGTTGGTAGCAGATTATAGTGCTTTTATAggtttatcattattttatacatattatgctaattattttatttttctacaggAGGCAGAGCTTGGTCGGCCGCCCAAGCAAATGGACCTGTTTGCTAGATGCTACAAGAAGGATGACGGCGGCTGGAGGGGGGCGAGGGCGGTTGAGGTGGTAAGTAccttactattattatattttagaaaaataattcttgattaaagtATTATGGTTAACtattatggttaaaaataaaaaaaaattatgtagtgaatactaattaactatGACAGTGATTGCAACTATGCTAGCCATTATTTCTACAATcgagatcaaaatatttatcatggctaaaaatcataataaatattttagtcatataGAGCTAAAAactatgcaatttttttactaatcgtgattaaaacttaaattattacattgattttatttattcatattaaatatatttatttaccataatttttaaattatgataatttataacgtaagaaataatcattttttttttttttgtagtgtgtATACATTATATGCACAAGAACGCGTGTGCTCATACGCATGCCTGCCAAAACAAAGAGGTGATGAAAGCCTCCGGATTATTTGCACtcttatatatcatattttatagaaaatacatacatacatatatatatatatatttatttatttgttcgtgacacatatacatatgtatatattttacgGCAAAGTCAAATTAATCATCCTGTTCAGATGGAAAAATTAGATGTTCCCCTTTCAACGAAGCAGCTCAATTCAAATTATCATCATTAGTTCTACGTGCTCATGGatattaaattacaacaagatctaatattagtgataaaatattaaataataattttaaatttatcattaaaaatatatattaaataagaataaatgcaatttcaaTCCCGCAATTTAAGTGATTTGGCGTTTTCATCTTTTAACTTtctaaaatagtattttggtcatatatttttttaattttttgattttagtccttttcctTTGGCTGGGTTTTAGccaaaagaaagattaaagttataaaagttaaaataatataagacCAAAATGCTATTTTAGAAAGTTATAGGACAACAATGCTGACAAAAATTATCCAATAGGAATAGTAGTTCCAATTTTGGAAGATCGCGTGAGATGCACATGCATTTGTCGGAAGAGAAGGGTGGTACtcagacaaaaaaaaaaaaaaagggactGAAATCATAAAGATTAGACAGATATAGAACCAAAATGttgtcttaaaaaattaaagaataaaaaagtcaaataacttaaattatgagccaaaaatacattttatccTTAGTGACAAGAATTGTACGTAAAACTgtcactataaataattagtgacacattaataatgataatacaATTTGTTGCGCTATACAtgtatcaatataattattttaaatgaaaaatttagaCAAAAACCCCAAATTGCTAATAACAgctttaacaaaataatcataattattaatattaaaactataagctttattattatgacaaaaaaaaaaattcttctcagtactaactatatatatatataattagtatcaatattaaaattatatgactttttttatgtcactaatttttttttcttatagttgaaagtgtgtgtgtgtgtgtgtgtctgttgGATTAAACTGCATTAGCCATTCTTATACAGACACAAATTGTAGGAGAGCTTCTCTAGGGTTATGGCATGATCATATGTATCCACGTAGGTCACAAATTTTGGTTGGTATACTTAAAGCGTTGCCTGCCcaaacttatttaaaacaCTTTGTAAGTTacatatattcaataaaatatttttgaaattcataaaatgTTCGATTTTAACTATTTCAAAACTAAATTCTTGAGATGttaggataaaataaaattttgaaacttataaTATGTTACTAATAGTACATTTGCAAATTACTCTTAAAAAAGTTGAACTGATTTCTTGTTCAGACTTTACAAATGAGCCGGGCATTTCTTACTTTTtctaaagtaaattattataagcTTCAAGGGAACATCgtatttttagttccataagTTAGGttcatatcattttttgttttatttattatcagattagcacttttagttccataacTACATAACTTGGCACTTTTTGTCCTCGTGCACTTTTCTATCTATAATTTAACGATATAAGTCGCATGCCTAGCACATTACCTTTAAGTACTTTtggttggaggaaaaattgacCCTTTTTCCAATAGTAGCATATGAGCGCTTCATTTGGCCTACTTGATTCACTTGTGAAGCACATGATTCTTTGTGTTGCTTCTACTTGGTTTcaacttatagaaatataGGAAGGATaggattcaatttttgtgggAAGAGAGAAATCATATGTATTTTCTCctaatttccttcaaaatttatttttttcctctcaaatgtagttatatattttttttccgaaAATAGTCCCAAGCtgaaaaacaaatcaattttctcTCTAGCCAAAAGTATTTAATGATCACATGCTAGGCACCACACTACACTATTAAATATAGATAAGAAAGTAGATGTGGACTAAAAGTGctgtttattttaagttatggAATTAAAAGTACTAATCCCATAACATATGGGAGCAAAAGTGAAACGGACCTAACTTATGagaactaaattattatt is a window from the Sesamum indicum cultivar Zhongzhi No. 13 linkage group LG15, S_indicum_v1.0, whole genome shotgun sequence genome containing:
- the LOC105178097 gene encoding transcription factor HEC3; the encoded protein is MDLSHHRFTNTTWEPYNIPMDQGHLLQDQTPFDHHPQAQWPYFPPIHSQNEPSDSSPTQLLPSPNFDQMGSAAFKASEAGDHQDDEPEEELGAMKEMMFKIAAMQPVDIDPATIRKPRRRNVRISDDPQSSVAARHRRERISEKIRILQRLVPGGTKMDTASMLDEAIRYVKFLKRQIRILQANHHQPPCIGIATPTGAATAEEWVAVTTKATATATAAAGTSSSYLFGGNNNNDGAGDDISIPYVLI